From Zerene cesonia ecotype Mississippi chromosome 16, Zerene_cesonia_1.1, whole genome shotgun sequence, one genomic window encodes:
- the LOC119832955 gene encoding uncharacterized protein LOC119832955, translating into MAFMMPVVKNDWDIYNSQRSRRASESADKAGIGGRMRKVSESRSEGPAFSPRAAALSPHRSAPAMRSVSYGRMPPSRVSLRAQDSPKGSASPPSAGRDSDKFHSRARADSPERKWHCTACMPYL; encoded by the exons ATGGCGTTCATGATGCCAGTAGTCAAGAACGATTGGGATATATACAATTCTCAGAGGTCAAGACGGGCCTCGGAGTCAGCAGACAAGGCCGGTATCGGCGGACGGATGCGCAAGGTGTCAGAGTCTCGGTCGGAGGGGCCAGCCTTCTCTCCACGAGCGGCGGCCTTGAGTCCGCACAGGAGTGCACCGGCTATGCGCTCTGTGTCGTACGGCCGTATGCCGCCGTCGCGGGTATCGTTACGGGCGCAGGACAGCCCCAAGGGCTCGGCTAGCCCTCCCAGTGCAGGACGGGATTCGGACAAGTTTCATAGCAG GGCGCGCGCCGACTCCCCCGAGCGAAAGTGGCACTGTACCGCCTGCATGCCCTATCTGTGA